One region of Macadamia integrifolia cultivar HAES 741 chromosome 11, SCU_Mint_v3, whole genome shotgun sequence genomic DNA includes:
- the LOC122094194 gene encoding cytochrome P450 724B1-like, translating into MVGDLSSVVLVGLVVFLLCVILNHFLPLLLKFGVTPRGTFGWPLLGETLSFLNPHSSNSIGTFLQEHCSRYGKVFKSHLFCSPTIVSCDQELNYFILQNEDKLFQCSYPKPIHGVLGKSSMLVVVGDTHKKLRSVALTLVSTTKSKPEYLNDIERTALQILSSWRGKQQVTFCDEARKFTFNVIIKQVLGLTPDEPQTTKILQDFLTFMRGLISFPLYIPGTPYARAVQARTRISSTVKAIIEERRSNVGNSKRKGDFLEILLSVDNLYEDEKVSFVLDSLLGGYETTSLLMAMAVQFLSQSPAALQQLKLEHWSIRSSKEKDEYLNWEDYKKMEFTQNVISEALRCGNIVKFVHRKALKDVRFKDYLIPSGWKVLPVFSAVHLDPSLHGSTLEFHPWRWEKQSQTSKKFTPFGGGPRFCPGSELAKVETAFFLHHLVLNFRWITEGVDHPLAYPYVEFQRGLPLSVEPILPESPF; encoded by the exons ATGGTTGGAGATCTTAGTTCTGTGGTTTTGGTTGGTTTAGTCGTGTTCCTTCTTTGTGTCATCTTGAACCATTTCTTGCCCTTGTTGCTCAAGTTTGGTGTCACTCCAAGGGGAACTTTTGGCTGGCCTTTACTGGGTGAAACCCTCAGCTTCTTGAATCCCCACTCTTCAAATTCTATAGGCACCTTTCTTCAAGAACATTGTTCTAg GTATGGGAAGGTGTTCAAATCCCATCTGTTCTGTTCTCCGACCATTGTCTCTTGTGATCAGGAACTCAACTACTTTATCCTTCAGAATGAGGATAAGCTGTTCCAATGCAGTTACCCTAAGCCCATCCATGGAGTTCTTGGAAAATCTTCCATGCTTGTGGTGGTGGGTGATACCCACAAGAAGCTAAGGAGTGTGGCTCTTACACTTGTCAGCACAACAAAATCTAAGCCTGAGTATCTTAATGACATAGAGAGAACTGCACTCCAGATCTTGAGTTCATGGAGAGGGAAGCAACAAGTCACTTTCTGTGATGAAGCAAGAAAG TTCACATTCAATGTGATCATAAAGCAAGTCCTTGGATTGACACCAGATGAGCCACAAACTACAAAAATACTACAAGATTTCCTCACTTTCATGAGAGGATTGATCTCTTTTCCACTTTATATTCCTGGGACCCCATATGCAAGAGCTGTTCAG GCTAGAACCAGAATATCCTCTACAGTCAAGGCAATTATtgaggaaagaagaagtaatGTTGGAAATTCTAAGAGAAAGGGTGATTTCCTTGAGATACTATTATCAGTTGACAACCTTTATGAGGATGAGAAAGTGAGTTTTGTTCTGGATTCCTTACTGGGTGGCTATGAAACTACttctctgttgatggccatggCAGTCCAGTTTTTGAGTCAATCACCAGCTGCACTTCAACAGTTGAAG TTGGAACATTGGAGCATTAGAAGCAGCAAAGAGAAAGATGAATATTTGAACTGGGAAGACTATAAGAAGATGGAATTTACTCAAAAT GTCATTAGTGAAGCTCTAAGATGTGGGAATATAGTCAAATTTGTGCACCGAAAGGCACTCAAGGATGTCAGATTCAAAG ATTATTTAATTCCATCTGGTTGGAAGGTCCTACCAGTATTTAGTGCAGTACATCTAGATCCATCTCTCCATGGAAGTACCCTTGAGTTCCATCCCTGGAGATGGGAG AAACAAAGCCAAACAAGCAAGAAATTCACTCCCTTTGGTGGAGGACCAAGGTTTTGCCCTGGTTCTGAGCTTGCCAAAGTGGAGACTGCATTCTTCCTCCACCACCTTGTACTAAATTTCAG ATGGATAACTGAAGGTGTTGACCATCCCTTGGCATATCCTTATGTTGAATTTCAAAGAGGTTTACCATTGAGTGTGGAGCCAATTTTACCTGAATCACCATTTTGA